A part of Lagopus muta isolate bLagMut1 chromosome 26, bLagMut1 primary, whole genome shotgun sequence genomic DNA contains:
- the NR2F6 gene encoding nuclear receptor subfamily 2 group F member 6, translating to MAMVAGGWGEPNGGGGTAEEAASPAGGGSDAEHGEEERPGAAVDCVVCGDKSSGKHYGVFTCEGCKSFFKRSIRRNLSYTCRSNRDCQIDQHHRNQCQYCRLKKCFRVGMRKEAVQRGRIPPTHSSASPTAMPSGEYFNGQPVSELISQLLRAEPYPAARYGSQYAQQGSVMGIDNICELAARLLFSTVEWARNIPFFPELPVSDQVALLRLSWSELFVLNAAQSALPLHMAPLLAAAGFHASPMSADRVVSFMDQIRIFQDQVEKLNRLQVDSAEYSCLKAIALFTPDACGLSDPAHVEGLQEKAQVALTEYVRSQYPSQPQRFGRLLLRLPALRAVPAALISQLFFMRLVGKTPIETLIRDMLLSGSTFNWPYGTGQ from the exons ATGGCCATGGTGGCCGGCGGGTGGGGAGAGCCCAACGGCGGCGGAGGAACGGCGGAGGAGGCGGCGTCCCCCGCGGGCGGCGGCAGCGACGCGGAGCACGGCGAGGAGGAGCGGCCCGGAGCGGCGGTGGACTGCGTGGTGTGCGGGGATAAATCCAGCGGGAAGCACTACGGCGTCTTCACCTGCGAGGGCTGCAAGAGCTTCTTCAAACGCAGCATCCGCAGGAACCTCAGCTACACCTGCAG gTCCAACCGCGACTGCCAGATCGACCAACACCACCGCAACCAATGCCAGTACTGCCGCCTCAAGAAGTGCTTCCGTGTGGGGATGAGGAAGGAAG CCGTGCAGAGGGGCCGCATCCCCCCCACCCACTCCAGcgccagccccacagccatgCCCAGCGGGGAGTACTTCAACGGGCAGCCGGTATCCGAGCTCATCTCACAGCTGCTGCGGGCTGAGCCCTACCCTGCCGCCCGCTACGGCTCTCAGTACGCGCAGCAGGGCAGCGTGATGGGCATCGACAACATCTGCGAGCTGGCCGCCCGCCTGCTCTTCAGCACGGTGGAGTGGGCACGCAACATCCCCTTCTTCCCCGAGCTGCCCGTCTCTGACCAGGTGGCTTTGCTGCGGCTCAGTTGGAGCGAGCTCTTCGTGCTCAACGCCGCGCAGTCGGCGCTGCCGCTGCACATGGCCCCGCTGCTGGCAGCCGCTGGCTTCCACGCCTCCCCCATGTCGGCCGACCGCGTTGTCTCCTTCATGGACCAGATCCGCATCTTCCAGGATCAGGTGGAGAAGCTCAACCGGCTGCAGGTGGACTCAGCTGAGTACAGCTGCCTCAAAGCCATCGCGCTCTTCACGCCGG ATGCCTGCGGCCTGTCGGACCCGGCACACgtggaggggctgcaggagaaggctcaggtgGCGCTGACGGAGTACGTGCGCTCTCAGTACCCATCGCAGCCGCAGCGCTTCGGGAGGCTCCTGCTGCGCCTGCCCGCCCTGCGCGCCGTGCCTGCAGCCCTCATCTCACAGCTCTTCTTCATGCGCCTGGTGGGGAAGACGCCCATCGAAACACTAATCAGGGACATGCTGCTGTCTGGGAGCACCTTCAACTGGCCCTATGGGACGGGGCAGTAG